The stretch of DNA CCGCCGGAGTTCATGTCGGCAATGGCGCTTATAACGCTCCCGCATTCTCTTTTTCCGGCGATCCCGATACCGGTTTCTATTGGGGAGCCAGCGGCCAGATCAACGTTGCCTCTAATGCCAGCACCATTATGTATCTGGCGCCTGACGCTATTAAGTATGAGCTTCCTTTACAAGCTAATAACCCCGATGCATTATCATTGAAAGGAAATGCGGCAGACAGTGCAACGGCGATCGGCCTCAAGTTCGGGAACGTGAACGCGCTGAACACCGCTGGCGCGAAGATCGCAAGTTTTTACTCTGATAATCTAAGCACTGAAAAAGCCCACATTAAAAATACCGGCGGCGCTTATTTTGCCGGCAGTGTCGGCATCGGCACGACGGCGCCGGGACAAAAATTGAGCGTGGCCGGCACGATCGAAATGACCGCCGGCGGGATCAAATTCCCGGACACGACTATCCAGACCACCGCTGTCAGCGGTTCCAATTACGTCCTCAAAGCCGGCGACACCATGACAGGCACGTTGACCAATACCGCAGGCGCTAATCTTGCGACTTCATCGGGCAGTGTCGGCATCGGGACGACGGCGCCGGGAACAAAATTAGATATTCTTCAAGCTTCCGACGCAGTAACATCAGGAATCAGAGTAAGTAATGTTGGTCAAAACAGAGCACTTTACTTATGGGCTGATAGTTCGAATGTTGCTCGAGTGGATAGTGGTTCAACAGGAGCAGGGAATTTGGCAATAAATGGAGCAGGCACCGGCAACGTCGGCATCGGTACGACCAGCCCCGGTACTTATAAATTAGCCGTCAGCGGCGACGTGTCGATCGAAGGCAAGTTTGTCGGAGCCAATAAGGACGGCGGAACTCCGAGGTTCGCTTACGGCTATAACGCGGACGCGTCCGGCGGCTACGGCGCGGTGGCGATGGGGTATAACGCCAAAGCGACCGGGACGGCGGCGGTAGCGCTGGGAGATAATGTGCAGGCGACCGGCAGTAATGGTTCGGTCGCGATCGGGATCCAGTCCGTCGCCAGCGGAATGTACGCGACCGCTTTGGGCAGCCGGATGACCGCCCAAGGTGATTATTCGTTCGGGATCGGCCTGGACAATACCGCGGGCAGGACAATAACGGCAGCCAACACCATGGCGATCATGGGCGGCAACGTCGGCATCGGGACGACGAGCCCGAGTGTAACCTTCGAGGTAGCTGGAAAACTAAAGGCAACCGGCGGGGTCTACTTTTCGGGACTGGCCGCCGGCACCGGCACGACCCTGGTCTTATCCGCGACTACCCTTGAAGTTCTGACGTCAAGCTCCAGCCGCAGATATAAAAAAGATATCGTCGATTATCAAGCGGACCTGAACAAGATCGGGGAACTCCGGCCCGTCCGCTTCCGGTGGAACGAACACACCGCCACGCCGGACAGAAAAGATTTCGGCATGATCGCCGA from Candidatus Margulisiibacteriota bacterium encodes:
- a CDS encoding tail fiber domain-containing protein, yielding TIQTTAMSGSNYVLKAGDTMTGTLTNTAGANLATSSGNVGIGTASPGAKLEIFKANVYQDPPADLIKLAHSSSWDLRVQSEWPLSNGEINYNFVQKKNGVDRNIMSFYGDTVTNAGNVGIGTTAPGSRLAVKGATADSGASALNVTASTDATLLYVRNDGNVGIGTASPDEKLTLPYNSYIGWEYSSGNSTVSHKIGKTSDGAGPMAFVTTHNPGDAGKVYTFSSGAGEKLTLLYGGNVGIGSTEPGSKLTVAGTIETTVGGIKFPDTTIQTTAMSGSNYVLKAGDTMTGTLTNTAGVHVGNGAYNAPAFSFSGDPDTGFYWGASGQINVASNASTIMYLAPDAIKYELPLQANNPDALSLKGNAADSATAIGLKFGNVNALNTAGAKIASFYSDNLSTEKAHIKNTGGAYFAGSVGIGTTAPGQKLSVAGTIEMTAGGIKFPDTTIQTTAVSGSNYVLKAGDTMTGTLTNTAGANLATSSGSVGIGTTAPGTKLDILQASDAVTSGIRVSNVGQNRALYLWADSSNVARVDSGSTGAGNLAINGAGTGNVGIGTTSPGTYKLAVSGDVSIEGKFVGANKDGGTPRFAYGYNADASGGYGAVAMGYNAKATGTAAVALGDNVQATGSNGSVAIGIQSVASGMYATALGSRMTAQGDYSFGIGLDNTAGRTITAANTMAIMGGNVGIGTTSPSVTFEVAGKLKATGGVYFSGLAAGTGTTLVLSATTLEVLTSSSSRRYKKDIVDYQADLNKIGELRPVRFRWNEHTATPDRKDFGMIAEEVVKVFPELVELNASGSPESVHYEKLSVILLQGYQEKAREIEALKAQNLALEARMKAIEEKLGR